Proteins co-encoded in one Strix uralensis isolate ZFMK-TIS-50842 chromosome 2, bStrUra1, whole genome shotgun sequence genomic window:
- the KBTBD3 gene encoding kelch repeat and BTB domain-containing protein 3 has protein sequence MANQRDYISRPICNGISVPENKINSLVAEGHGQQILKVLQKFREQNIFFDFKILVKDEIIPCHRCVLAACSDFFRAMFEVNMKERDDGNVTISNLSPKAVKAFLDYAYTGKTEITNDNVEMLFQLSSFLQVSLLSKACSDFLIKSIDLVNCLQLLSLSESYGSVRLFDHALDFVQHHFSLLLRSSDFLEINFEILQKCLEADELNVPEEESVLKAVLQWTKHNLETRQKYLPNLIKKVRLHQLPEKTLQDFLHSEEHLLKSANCSVIINDAVKSVQNFSGLFPDARPSTTEKYIFVHKTDEDGENRHTFCYNIKTDKWKELPHTHMIDLPGSSLSSYGEKIFITGGCKGNCYRTVRLHIAEPFHDATDQTWCYCPVSNEFSIVSAMKKPRTMHTSVVTLNQLFVIGGKTRGAQETRSLLDVESYNPLSKDWKSVSQLPRGIYYPEASACQNIIYVLGSEVEITDAFNPSLDCFFKYNAMTDQWSELVAEFGQFFHATLIKAVPVNCTLYICDLSTYKVYSFCPETCVWKGEGSFECAGFNAGAVGTEDKIYILGGDYAPEEITDEVQVYHSSRSEWEEVSPMPRALTEFYCQVIQFNKYRDPWSSVLTICSGEF, from the exons ATGGCCAATCAACGGGATTACATTAGCAGACCTATTTGCAACGGAATTTCTGTTCCTGAAAATAAGATCAATTCCTTAGTGGCTGAAGGTCATGGACAACAAATTCTAAAAGTACTACAAAAGTTCagagaacaaaatatattttttgactTTAAAATTCTTGTGAAAGATGAAATAATTCCTTGTCATCGTTGTGTACTGGCAGCATGCAGTGATTTTTTCAG AGCCATGTTTGAAGTTAATATGAAAGAACGAGATGATGGCAATGTTACTATTAGTAATCTATCACCCAAGGCAGTGAAAGCTTTTCTTGATTATGCTTACACAGGAAAAACAGAGATAACAAATGATAATGTGGAAATGCTCTTCCAGCTGTCGTCATTTCTTCAAGTTTCACTCCTTTCCAAAGCTTGCAGTGACTTTCTAATAAAAAGTATTGATCTTGTGAATTGCTTACAGTTGCTCTCTCTATCAGAAAGTTATGGTTCTGTTCGCTTATTTGATCATGCACTAGATTTTGTACAGCACCACTTTTCCTTGCTGCTCAGATCAAGTGATTTTTTGGAGATTAACTTTGAGATATTACAAAAATGTCTCGAGGCTGACGAACTAAATGTCCCTGAGGAAGAATCGGTGTTGAAAGCTGTTCTTCAGTGGACGAAACACAACTTAGAAACACGACAGAAATATCTGCCTAATTTGATTAAAAAAGTGAGACTACACCAGTTACCTGAAAAGACTTTGCAGGACTTTCTACATTCTGAAGAACACTTACTTAAGAGTGCTAATTGCTCGGTAATAATCAATGATGCAGTTAAAAGTGTGCAAAACTTTAGTGGACTGTTTCCAGATGCACGTCcttcaacaacagaaaaatacatatttgttcATAAAACTGATGAAGATGGAGAAAACAGACATACATTCTGCTACAACATCAAAACAGATAAATGGAAAGAACTACCACATACGCACATGATTGATCTTCCAGGGTCAAGTTTATCTAGctatggagaaaaaatatttataactgGAGGATGCAAAGGGAATTGTTATAGGACTGTCAGGCTTCATATTGCTGAACCATTTCATGATGCCACTGACCAAACCTGGTGCTACTGTCCAGTCAGCAATGAATTCTCCATAGTGTCAGCTATGAAAAAACCAAGGACAATGCACACATCTGTTGTAACCTTAAATCAGCTGTTTGTAATAGGTGGAAAGACCAGAGGAGCTCAAGAAACCCGGAGTCTTTTGGATGTAGAATCTTATAATCCTCTTTCCAAAGATTGGAAATCTGTAAGCCAATTACCAAGAGGTATCTACTATCCAGAAGCAAGTGCATGTCAGAATATAATTTATGTCCTTGGCTCAGAAGTAGAGATTACTGATGCCTTTAATCCATCTCTTGACTGTTTCTTTAAGTATAATGCTATGACTGATCAGTGGTCTGAGCTTGTAGCAGAATTTGGGCAGTTTTTCCATGCAACTCTAATCAAAGCCGTTCCAGTGAACTGTACATTGTACATATGTGATCTCTCCACCTACAAGGTCTACAGCTTTTGCCCAGAAACCTGTGTTTGGAAAGGGGAGGGATCTTTTGAATGCGCTGGCTTTAATGCAGGGGCAGTTGGGACAGAAGACAAAATTTATATATTAGGTGGTGATTATGCTCCAGAAGAAATCACAGATGAAGTTCAAGTCTACCATAGTAGTAGGTCTGAGTGGGAAGAAGTTTCACCAATGCCAAGAGCCTTAACTGAGTTTTACTGTCAGGTCATTCAGTTTAATAAATATAGGGACCCCTGGTCATCTGTACTGACAATTTGCTCTGGAGAATTTTGA